In Desulfovibrio oxyclinae DSM 11498, a single window of DNA contains:
- a CDS encoding HAMP domain-containing sensor histidine kinase, whose product MKTVRRALRSLLKGIGARLSLKINLVVVVCMVMLMLIPAILLAQTYRQRHLESVRRDAERMVELFAELSQDQLARQAYGMLYYNAKSLMGKENVRFVNIYDTQGVNLLPFTGKGSLPDDSVHVVSRDVVARHIESGFVGRVVVGVDLAPAEAEVDRMFALLLLGIFGSGGILVLTLTHMLQRFVVRPVNTLEESVRTIATGDLEHRIAETGHDELGRLASNINIMTANLNMSMRARRQAEAGLEKLNRELEEKVRERTERLSEKAVELEKANERLQGLDRVKSSLLSQVSHELRTPLTSILGFTKVIHRDFDRLFMPLAREDGTLSHKGERIVSNLEIIENEGDRLTRLINDLLDLNKIESGHMEWRDRVVDFSECVEQAVRSCYGAFTAKADVQLEWEVEDELPAVFVDPDRMDQLLTNLIGNAAKFTHSGSVSVTARRCDEGWIEVSVADTGVGIRSEDLDRIFRKFTQVGQENCETTRVRGTGLGLAICREIVERYGGSLRVESEYGKGSAFIFTLPVYGPDFRKTGEPLLD is encoded by the coding sequence GTGAAAACGGTGAGAAGGGCGCTTCGGAGTTTACTAAAGGGCATCGGGGCCCGCCTTTCCCTGAAGATCAACCTTGTGGTGGTGGTCTGCATGGTCATGCTCATGCTCATCCCGGCCATTCTGCTGGCGCAGACTTACCGCCAGCGGCATCTGGAAAGCGTAAGGCGCGACGCGGAACGGATGGTGGAGCTCTTTGCCGAACTGTCTCAGGACCAGCTGGCTCGTCAGGCTTACGGCATGCTCTATTACAATGCCAAGAGCCTCATGGGAAAGGAAAACGTCCGCTTCGTGAACATCTATGACACGCAAGGTGTCAACCTGCTTCCCTTCACCGGAAAAGGTTCGCTTCCGGACGACAGTGTGCATGTGGTCAGCCGGGACGTGGTGGCCCGTCACATTGAATCCGGGTTCGTGGGACGCGTGGTGGTCGGCGTGGATCTCGCCCCGGCGGAGGCCGAGGTGGATCGGATGTTCGCTCTGCTGCTGCTTGGTATCTTCGGTTCCGGAGGCATCCTTGTGCTAACGCTGACCCATATGCTGCAACGGTTTGTGGTGCGGCCGGTGAACACCCTGGAAGAATCAGTCAGGACCATCGCGACCGGAGATCTGGAGCATCGCATAGCCGAAACCGGTCACGACGAGCTTGGGCGACTGGCTTCCAACATCAATATTATGACCGCCAACCTCAATATGAGCATGCGGGCCAGACGACAGGCCGAGGCCGGACTGGAGAAGCTCAACCGCGAGCTTGAGGAAAAGGTGCGCGAACGCACCGAGCGGCTTTCCGAAAAGGCCGTGGAGTTGGAAAAGGCCAACGAACGGCTTCAGGGGCTTGATCGTGTGAAGTCCTCCCTTCTTTCGCAGGTTTCCCATGAACTCAGGACGCCCCTGACTTCCATTCTCGGTTTCACCAAGGTCATTCACCGGGATTTCGACAGGCTTTTTATGCCGCTGGCCCGGGAGGACGGCACCCTGTCCCACAAGGGGGAGCGCATCGTCTCCAATCTTGAGATCATCGAGAACGAAGGAGACAGGCTGACACGGCTCATCAACGACCTGCTTGACCTGAACAAGATCGAATCGGGACACATGGAGTGGCGCGACAGGGTGGTGGACTTTTCGGAATGCGTGGAGCAGGCGGTCCGCTCGTGCTACGGCGCGTTTACCGCCAAGGCGGACGTGCAGCTTGAATGGGAAGTGGAAGACGAGCTTCCCGCCGTGTTCGTGGACCCGGACCGTATGGACCAGCTGCTGACGAACCTCATCGGAAACGCGGCCAAATTCACCCACTCGGGCAGCGTCTCCGTGACGGCTCGCAGGTGCGACGAAGGCTGGATCGAGGTCAGCGTGGCGGACACCGGAGTCGGCATCCGCAGCGAGGATCTGGACAGGATTTTCCGCAAGTTCACGCAGGTGGGGCAGGAAAACTGCGAAACCACTCGCGTGCGCGGGACCGGGCTTGGTCTGGCTATCTGCCGTGAAATCGTGGAGCGGTACGGCGGTTCGCTGCGGGTCGAGTCCGAATACGGAAAAGGCAGTGCGTTCATCTTCACCCTGCCGGTATACGGTCCCGATTTCCGAAAGACCGGCGAACCCTTGCTTGACTAG
- a CDS encoding LapA family protein, translated as MIARWERMNIKERIRLVLVTLLVALVLLFFIQNNETVQVAFLWGTFALPRFVMLPGLLLLGFVAGYLVARLRRHRR; from the coding sequence ATGATCGCACGTTGGGAACGCATGAATATCAAAGAGCGTATCAGACTGGTTCTGGTGACGCTGCTCGTCGCCCTTGTCCTGCTGTTTTTCATTCAGAACAATGAAACCGTGCAGGTTGCCTTTCTGTGGGGAACCTTCGCGCTCCCCCGTTTCGTGATGCTCCCGGGACTGCTGCTTCTGGGATTCGTGGCCGGATACCTTGTGGCAAGACTGCGGAGGCACCGGAGGTAG
- the corA gene encoding magnesium/cobalt transporter CorA, with protein MARFLRKIDRKAGQPPGAVIFVGERKMERPRLRVIRFDPQTVQEEEPESVEDVQAAASRGGVLWANLDGLHDESILHRFGAGFDLPSLVLEDVANTSQRPKAEDFEEFSFICARMLWLGEDRQVHAEQLSMAVFSSVLLTFQERTGDVFDAVRQRIRSGRGRVRRRDAPYLACALLDSVMENCIRVIEVLGERIEDMGEEVLNDPSPELLEEIHEYRREVAYVRKHLRPMREMVHRLARSESELFGPDMRPFLDELTDLADQASEAADLYRDMLGDHLNAYNMVMANRLNDVMRFLTVFATIFIPLTFVAGVYGMNFQHMPELGLRWAYPAFWGLIVALGGGMIVYFRKKGWL; from the coding sequence ATGGCAAGGTTTCTTCGCAAGATAGACCGCAAGGCTGGCCAGCCGCCCGGAGCGGTTATCTTTGTGGGCGAGCGGAAGATGGAGCGGCCGAGGCTGCGCGTCATTCGCTTCGACCCGCAGACCGTTCAGGAGGAAGAACCGGAGTCGGTAGAAGACGTGCAGGCCGCAGCGTCCCGGGGTGGCGTGCTCTGGGCAAATCTCGACGGGCTGCACGATGAATCGATATTGCATCGCTTCGGTGCGGGGTTCGACCTGCCGTCGCTCGTGCTCGAAGACGTGGCTAACACCTCTCAGCGTCCGAAGGCTGAGGATTTTGAGGAGTTCTCGTTCATCTGCGCCCGGATGCTCTGGCTTGGCGAAGACCGGCAGGTGCATGCGGAGCAGTTGAGCATGGCGGTGTTTTCGTCCGTGCTGCTCACGTTTCAGGAGCGGACCGGGGATGTCTTCGATGCAGTGCGCCAGCGTATTCGCTCTGGGCGGGGGAGGGTACGCAGACGCGATGCGCCCTATCTGGCCTGCGCATTGCTGGATTCCGTCATGGAAAACTGTATCCGGGTCATCGAGGTGCTCGGTGAACGGATAGAGGATATGGGCGAGGAAGTGCTGAATGATCCGTCCCCCGAACTGTTGGAGGAAATCCACGAATACCGGCGTGAAGTGGCCTATGTTCGCAAACATCTGAGGCCCATGCGGGAAATGGTGCATCGGCTTGCGCGCAGCGAGTCCGAGCTGTTCGGTCCGGACATGCGCCCGTTCCTCGATGAATTGACCGATCTGGCGGATCAGGCTTCCGAGGCCGCGGACCTGTACCGGGACATGCTGGGCGATCATCTGAACGCCTATAACATGGTCATGGCCAACAGGCTCAACGACGTCATGCGTTTTCTGACGGTGTTCGCCACCATCTTCATCCCATTGACTTTCGTGGCCGGGGTGTACGGCATGAACTTTCAGCACATGCCGGAGCTTGGCCTGCGTTGGGCCTATCCCGCATTCTGGGGTCTCATCGTCGCCCTCGGTGGCGGAATGATTGTCTATTTTCGCAAGAAAGGGTGGCTCTAG
- the polA gene encoding DNA polymerase I, with protein MSLIKQLNFDKEPVFLIDGTALLYRSFYARSNLSRSDGFPTGAINTTLRTVLNLLKKEQPTFCGFIMDGKGPNFRHDLYDQYKANRPAMPEDLAAQIEPVREGVQMLGLKLLVSEGVEADDCIASLAARYKGGRPVVIVGSDKDLKQCLDENVVILNPAGKQEKLITLESFREEEGMEPNQWPDFQALIGDSSDNIPGIPKVGPVTAKKIMADYPTLEDLRDGYENLPPKLREKVEPELDNIFMYRELTRMKLDCCMDKLEIFEVRDPEAEKLREFLINYELRSLAASIPVPAKSSGKAAPAAPKPSGDNGQKQLSLFGEAVEEKKDQPPLEMTTTDADGLPSFKGGEVGLCVTPDGFRIGFEGKEYLCTAEAPALAEKVGKAMLIATPSLQELLRDHECWESIPSSQWYDLSLAAYLLDPESRGYEWDRLKQSLFSGQAFSDAGSDLHPDADGLAALAYMHGVSPQIDNAKLGPLMRDLEIPLIPALVEMEKAGVAIDREAFDDFLNEVSQQLSGLTREIIDKAGEEFNIRSSQQLSGVLFDRLGLKPAGKTAGGQYSTANTVLEKIRDQHPIVDDVLEYRMLEKLRSTYLEPLPKLAGNDGRIHTHFNQLATATGRLSSSRPNLQNIPIRGKYGKRMRACFTAEKGNLLAAADYSQIELRVLAHFSQDPALVEAFREDADIHTATAALLAEKTSSEVTDSERRNAKTVNFGLIYGMGPQKLSRELGITVNEAKEFIERYFEKLATLKGFYEGIIEDATEKGFVTTLAGRRRLLPELHSRNNQVVSQARRQAVNTVIQGSAADVIKMAMIKARDDKQLRDLGALLILQVHDELIAEVPEDRAQEAGNRLQEVMQSTVDLSVPLKVDVGVGVNWAEAH; from the coding sequence ATGTCACTGATAAAACAATTGAATTTCGACAAAGAGCCCGTCTTTCTCATTGACGGGACCGCCCTGCTGTACCGTTCGTTTTACGCCCGCTCCAACCTGAGCCGGTCCGACGGCTTTCCCACAGGTGCCATCAACACCACCCTGCGCACGGTGCTGAACCTTCTCAAAAAGGAACAGCCCACGTTCTGCGGGTTCATCATGGACGGCAAGGGACCGAATTTTCGCCACGACCTGTACGACCAGTACAAGGCCAACCGTCCCGCCATGCCTGAAGACCTCGCCGCGCAGATCGAACCGGTGCGCGAGGGCGTGCAGATGCTCGGCCTCAAGTTGCTGGTCTCCGAAGGCGTGGAGGCCGATGACTGCATCGCCTCGCTTGCGGCCCGCTACAAAGGCGGCCGTCCCGTGGTGATCGTGGGTTCGGACAAGGACCTCAAGCAGTGCCTCGACGAAAACGTGGTAATCCTCAATCCGGCAGGCAAGCAGGAAAAGCTGATCACGCTTGAGAGTTTTCGGGAAGAGGAAGGCATGGAACCGAACCAGTGGCCCGACTTTCAAGCTCTTATCGGCGATTCCTCGGACAACATCCCCGGCATTCCCAAGGTGGGCCCGGTCACTGCCAAGAAGATCATGGCCGACTACCCCACGCTGGAGGACCTGCGCGACGGTTACGAGAACCTGCCGCCCAAACTCAGGGAAAAGGTTGAGCCGGAGCTCGACAATATTTTCATGTACCGCGAACTCACGCGCATGAAGCTCGACTGCTGCATGGACAAGCTCGAAATCTTCGAGGTGCGCGATCCCGAAGCGGAGAAGCTGCGTGAATTTCTGATAAACTACGAGCTGAGGTCGCTTGCGGCCAGCATCCCCGTCCCGGCCAAGTCATCCGGCAAGGCGGCTCCTGCCGCGCCCAAGCCTTCCGGCGACAACGGGCAGAAACAGCTTTCCCTCTTCGGCGAGGCCGTGGAAGAAAAAAAGGATCAGCCGCCGCTGGAGATGACCACGACCGATGCGGACGGGCTTCCCTCGTTCAAGGGTGGAGAAGTCGGTCTCTGCGTCACGCCGGACGGCTTTCGCATCGGCTTTGAGGGAAAGGAATACCTGTGCACCGCCGAAGCTCCGGCACTGGCAGAGAAGGTTGGCAAGGCCATGCTCATTGCCACGCCCAGCCTTCAGGAGCTGCTTCGCGACCACGAGTGCTGGGAGTCCATACCCAGCTCGCAGTGGTACGACCTCAGCCTCGCAGCCTACCTGCTCGACCCCGAATCACGCGGGTACGAGTGGGACCGCCTGAAACAGTCCCTTTTTTCCGGACAGGCCTTCAGTGACGCGGGTTCGGACCTACATCCCGACGCCGACGGTCTGGCCGCACTCGCCTACATGCACGGCGTGTCGCCGCAGATAGACAACGCCAAGCTCGGCCCGCTCATGCGCGACCTGGAGATTCCGCTTATCCCGGCGCTCGTAGAGATGGAAAAAGCCGGGGTGGCCATCGACCGCGAAGCATTCGACGATTTCCTCAATGAAGTCAGTCAGCAGCTCTCCGGTCTGACACGCGAGATAATCGACAAGGCGGGCGAGGAATTCAACATCCGCTCCAGCCAGCAGCTCTCCGGCGTGCTCTTCGACAGGCTCGGGCTCAAGCCCGCGGGCAAGACGGCCGGGGGCCAGTACTCCACCGCCAACACCGTGCTTGAGAAAATCCGCGACCAACACCCCATCGTGGACGATGTCCTGGAATACCGGATGCTCGAAAAACTGCGCTCCACCTATCTGGAACCGCTACCAAAACTGGCGGGCAACGACGGTCGCATCCACACGCATTTCAATCAGCTCGCAACAGCCACCGGCAGACTTTCCAGTTCGCGGCCCAACCTGCAGAACATTCCCATCCGCGGGAAGTACGGCAAGCGCATGCGCGCCTGCTTCACCGCCGAAAAGGGCAACCTGCTGGCCGCGGCCGACTACTCGCAGATCGAACTGCGCGTGCTGGCCCACTTCTCACAGGACCCGGCGTTGGTGGAAGCGTTTCGCGAAGATGCGGATATTCATACCGCAACAGCCGCTCTGCTTGCCGAAAAAACGTCCTCCGAAGTGACCGACTCGGAACGCCGCAACGCCAAAACCGTCAACTTCGGCCTGATCTACGGCATGGGACCACAGAAGCTTTCGCGCGAGCTCGGCATCACCGTGAACGAGGCCAAGGAGTTCATTGAGCGCTACTTCGAAAAGCTCGCCACGCTCAAGGGTTTTTACGAAGGCATCATCGAGGACGCCACGGAGAAAGGGTTCGTCACCACGCTGGCGGGACGCCGCAGGCTGCTGCCGGAACTGCACTCCCGCAATAACCAGGTGGTCTCCCAGGCGCGCAGGCAGGCGGTGAACACCGTGATTCAGGGCAGCGCCGCGGACGTCATCAAGATGGCCATGATCAAGGCTCGCGACGACAAACAACTGCGCGACCTTGGCGCACTCCTCATTCTTCAGGTGCATGACGAACTCATCGCGGAAGTGCCCGAGGACCGGGCGCAGGAGGCGGGCAACCGTCTTCAGGAAGTAATGCAGTCCACCGTGGACCTCAGTGTGCCGCTGAAGGTGGACGTAGGCGTTGGCGTGAACTGGGCCGAGGCACACTAG